The window CACTTTGGATAAACGATTTATTTATGCAACGTGTTAAGGATAACGGCGAATGGACATTATTCTGTCCGCATGAAGCACCAGGTTTGGCAGATTGTTTTGGCGCAGAATTCGAAGCTTTATACACTAAATATGAAGTTGAAGGTCGTGGTCGCAAAACGATTAAAGCACAGGAACTTTGGTTTGCCATTTTAGATTCTCAAATTGAAACGGGTACGCCTTATATGTTGTTTAAAGATGCTGCAAACAGCAAGTCTAACCAACAGAATTTAGGTACAATTAAGAGTTCAAACCTGTGTACTGAAATTATTGAATACACATCTAAAGATGAAGTTGCGGTTTGTAATTTAGCTTCCTTAGCATTACCTCGTTTCGTTATTAATGGTCAGTTTGATCATCAAAAACTTTATGATGTAACTTATCAGGCTACCTTAAACTTGAATAAAATCATCGATCATAACTATTATCCAGTGATTGAAGCTGAAAATTCAAACATGCGCCACCGTCCGGTTGGTTTGGGTGTTCAAGGTTTGGCAGATGCATTTATCTTAATGCGTTTACCTTTCGAAAGTGATGAAGCAAAACGTTTGAATAAAGATATTTTCGAAACGATTTATTATGCATCAATGACTGCTTCGAACGATTTAGCAGTTAAAAATGGCGCTTACCAAACGTTTGAAGGATCTCCATTATCTAAAGGTAAATTCCAGTTTGATTTATGGAATGTTACACCAGATAGCGGTCGTTGGGATTGGGATACCTTACGCGAAAAAGTGGTTAAAGATGGCGTGTACAACTCTTTATTAGTTGCGCCAATGCCAACTGCGTCTACTTCTCAAATTCTGGGTAACAACGAATGTTTTGAACCATATACCTCAAATATTTACACGCGTCGTGTATTAAGTGGTGAGTTTGTAGTGGTAAATAAACACCTGTTAAAAGATCTGGTTTCTTTAGGCCTTTGGGATAATGATATGAAAAATAAAATCATATTAGCCAACGGATCAGTTCAGGCAATTGATGCAATTCCTGATTACATTAAGGAATTATATAAAACGGTTTGGGAAATTAAGATGCGTAACATCATCGATATGGCTGCTGATCGTGGTGCATATATTTGCCAATCGCAATCATTAAACTTATTTATCAATGCACCAAATACTTCGAAGTTAACTTCAATGCATTTCTACGCTTGGGAAAAAGGCTTGAAAACTGGTATGTATTATTTACGTACTCAAGCAGCCTCTCAAGCCGTTAAGTTTACAGTAGAAAGTCAAGGCGGTAAAGCAATAGAAGCTGTTATTCCAGCGGAAATGACAGCAGATCAAGTTGCAGAAGAAATAATAGACGGGCCAGTTTGCTCAATGGAAGAAGGATGCATTAGCTGTTCAGGTTAATTTCACTGATCACCCTTAAGGGAGACTCTAAAATGCAAAGCAATAATATCGTAAGGTT is drawn from Pedobacter mucosus and contains these coding sequences:
- a CDS encoding ribonucleoside-diphosphate reductase subunit alpha; protein product: MFVHKRDGRKEAVQFDKITARIQKLCYGLNSDLVDPIDVAKKVIEGLYDGVTTSELDNLAAETAASLTTKHPDYALLASRIAVSNLHKNTIKSFSGTMKMLHEYFDPKAQKSAPLIADDVMEIIIKNADILDSTIIYDRDFGFDYFGFKTLEKSYLLKVNGKIVERPQHLFMRVSVGIHKEDIDSVIKTYNLMSERWFTHATPTLFNAGTPKPQMSSCFLLTMQDDSIEGIYDTLKQTAKISQSAGGIGLSIHNIRATGSYIGGTNGTSNGIIPMLRVFNDTARYVDQGGGKRKGAFAIYLEPWHADVFEFLDLRKNHGKEEMRARDLFYALWINDLFMQRVKDNGEWTLFCPHEAPGLADCFGAEFEALYTKYEVEGRGRKTIKAQELWFAILDSQIETGTPYMLFKDAANSKSNQQNLGTIKSSNLCTEIIEYTSKDEVAVCNLASLALPRFVINGQFDHQKLYDVTYQATLNLNKIIDHNYYPVIEAENSNMRHRPVGLGVQGLADAFILMRLPFESDEAKRLNKDIFETIYYASMTASNDLAVKNGAYQTFEGSPLSKGKFQFDLWNVTPDSGRWDWDTLREKVVKDGVYNSLLVAPMPTASTSQILGNNECFEPYTSNIYTRRVLSGEFVVVNKHLLKDLVSLGLWDNDMKNKIILANGSVQAIDAIPDYIKELYKTVWEIKMRNIIDMAADRGAYICQSQSLNLFINAPNTSKLTSMHFYAWEKGLKTGMYYLRTQAASQAVKFTVESQGGKAIEAVIPAEMTADQVAEEIIDGPVCSMEEGCISCSG